The Theileria orientalis strain Shintoku DNA, chromosome 2, complete genome genome has a window encoding:
- a CDS encoding cell differentiation protein — translation MTIGNFSYLPESSESINSIHTDSQLLNHQLSIVSTSRPVSSQIQQTSDKILPHLLHQLILDLSVPEKREYALIELSKQRENYPDLAILLWHSFGTVATLLYEIVSVYHYLYPLTISMADSTKASNSLSLLQCIASHPHTRHHFLSGIPLPSHQCLAHIPLFLYPFLNTASKSRRIEYLKLTCLGVIGALVKSDDEEVIVFLLETEIIPLCLRIMETGSDISKTVSIFIVQKILMDDRGLAYVCATAERFYAVTSVLNNMVLGLLESPSRRILKHIVRSYLRLSDNTRARDALRKCLPEPLRKIDPSFYPCLKEEPMLKKWLLQLICNTEPIDESHPM, via the exons ATGACCATTGGCAACTTCAGCTATTTACCTGAATCCAGTGAGTCGATAAACTCAATTCATACGGATTCGCAACTGCTGAACCACCAACTTTCCATAGTTTCAACCTCCAGGCCAGTATCGTCGCAAATACAGCAGACCAGCGACAAGATACTGCCGCACTTGCTGCATCAGCTCATCCTGGACCTGTCGGTGCCCGAGAAGAGGGAGTACGCGCTGATCGAGCTGAGCAAGCAGCGCGAGAATTACCCGGACCTGGCAATTTTGCTGTGGCACTCATTCGGGACAGTGGCGACGCTGCTGTACGAGATCGTTTCGGTCTA TCACTACCTGTACCCGCTGACGATTTCGATGGCTGACTCCACCAAGGCGTCCAACTCACTATCGCTCCTACAATGTATCGCATCGCACCCGCACACCAGGCACCACTTCCTCAGCGGTATCCCACTGCCCTCACACCAATGTTTAGCGCACATTCCGCTGTTCCTGTACCCGTTTCTCAACACCGCCTCGAAGAGCCGGAGGATCGAGTACCTCAAGCTCACCTGTCTCGGCGTGATTGGAGCCCTCGTTAAG agcgacgacgaggaggttattgtatttttacttgAAACTGAGATTATACCGCTGTGTCTTCGAATAATGGAAACTGGATCAGACATTTCCAAAACA GTCTCGATATTCATCGTACAGAAGATTTTGATGGACGACAGGGGGCTAGCGTATGTCTGTGCCACAGCTGAACGGTTCTACGCGGTCACATCGGTGCTCAACAACATGGTGCTGGGCCTGCTCGAGAGCCCTTCGCGGAGAATTCTGAAGCACATCGTGCGATCGTACCTCCGTCTGTCGGACAACACGAGGGCCAGAGACGCACTCAGGAAGTGCCTCCCCGAACCCCTCAGGAAAAT AGACCCCTCGTTCTACCCGTGCCTGAAGGAGGAACCCATGCTGAAAAAGTGGCTGCTTCAGTTGATTTGCAATACTGAGCCGATTGACGAAAGCCACCCGATGTAA
- a CDS encoding tubulin subunit beta encodes MREIVHIQAGQCGNQIGAKFWEVISDEHGIDSSGLYQGDSDLQLERIDVFYNEATGGRYVPRAVLVDLEPGTMDSVRSGTYGGLFRPDNFVFGQSGAGNNWAKGHYTEGAELVDSVLDVVRKEAENCDCLQGFQFTHSLGGGTGSGMGTLLISKVREEYPDRIMETFSVFPSPKVSDTVVEPYNATLSVHQLVENSDAVQVIDNEALYDICFRTLKLTTPTYGDLNHLVSAAMSGVTCSLRFPGQLNSDLRKLAVNLIPFPRLHFFMIGFAPLTSRGSQQYRALTVAELTQQMFDAKNMMCASDPRRGRYLTACAMFRGRMSTKEVDEQMSNVQNKNSSYFVEWIPHNTKSSVCDIPPKGLKMSVTFVGNSTAIQEMFKRVSEQFTAMFRRKAFLHWYTGEGMDEMEFTEAESNMNDLVSEYQQYQEATSNDDDEMDYE; translated from the exons ATGAGAGAGATCGTACATATTCAGGCTGGCCAATGTGGTAACCAGATTGGCGCCAAATTCTGGGAAGTCATCTCAGATGAGCACGGAATAGACTCA tCCGGACTGTACCAGGGCGACTCAGATTTGCAGCTGGAGCGCATAGATGTTTTCTACAACGAGGCCACTGGAGGAAGATACGTCCCCAGAGCAGTGCTGGTGGATCTTGAGCCAGGAACCATGGACTCAGTGAGGTCGGGCACGTACGGAGGCCTCTTCAGGCCAGATAACTTCGTGTTCGGACAGTCGGGCGCAGGAAACAACTGGGCCAAGGGCCACTACACAGAGGGAGCGGAGCTCGTTGACTCAGTCCTCGACGTGGTGCGCAAGGAGGCGGAGAACTGCGACTGCCTGCAGGGATTTCAATTCACACACTCGCTCGGAGGAGGCACCGGCTCCGGCATGGGAACCCTGCTGATCAGCAAGGTCAGAGAGGAGTACCCAGACAGGATCATGGAGACATTCTCAGTCTTCCCGAGTCCGAAGGTCAGCGACACCGTCGTAGAGCCCTACAACGCAACCCTGTCGGTGCACCAGCTGGTCGAGAACAGCGACGCAGTCCAGGTGATCGACAACGAGGCGCTGTACGACATCTGCTTCAGAACCCTGAAACTCACCACGCCCACCTACGGAGACCTGAACCACCTGGTCTCGGCCGCAATGAGCGGCGTCACGTGCTCCCTGCGTTTCCCAGGACAACTCAACTCGGACTTGAGGAAGCTGGCAGTGAACCTGATCCCATTCCCGAGACTCCACTTCTTCATGATCGGATTCGCACCACTCACGAGCAGGGGAAGCCAGCAGTACAGGGCACTCACCGTGGCAGAGCTGACGCAGCAGATGTTCGACGCGAAGAACATGATGTGCGCGAGCGACCCCAGGAGAGGACGCTACCTCACCGCCTGCGCCATGTTCAGAGGAAGGATGAGCACCAAGGAGGTCGACGAGCAGATGAGCAACGTCCAGAACAAGAACAGCAGCTACTTCGTGGAGTGGATCCCACACAACACGAAGTCGAGCGTGTGCGACATCCCGCCCAAGGGCCTGAAGATGTCGGTCACCTTCGTCGGCAACTCCACGGCCATCCAGGAAATGTTCAAGAGGGTGTCGGAGCAGTTCACGGCGATGTTCAGGAGGAAGGCGTTCCTCCACTGGTACACAGGCGAAGGCATGGACGAGATGGAGTTCACGGAGGCCGAGTCGAACATGAACGACTTGGTGTCGGAGTACCAGCAGTACCAGGAGGCGACTTCaaacgacgacgacgagatGGACTACGAATAA
- a CDS encoding uncharacterized protein (forkhead-associated domain containing protein) — translation MCGKDQPEEAASDEEDWKLLDDKLPLSISKVGDDPKGHLVYNPPKWASSSVDAKILDLSVQIVSNGVLLDTVKLNFNSFYVLGSMDECDFVYKNPQVSRKHFIMHYTRSNSLVIYDLNSKCGTTVNHMRLQPEKYYLLSAGDQIRIGKAGLSTRSYIITGHSIFDELESTQSSKRTAKESDIDKVKRIRKIERELEEELRSTKVDESYYDTNLYMDEYDEYFDDTKPKTKSKSSVLKKADILTNLLKFQRDEVDLLNNWYTLVKEATQGSKEDNEPSIDAELEKVRRRQLNQDKAKIQKQLNKVRDELEHNFKLLRIASF, via the coding sequence ATGTGTGGGAAGGATCAGCCCGAAGAGGCCGCTTCTGACGAGGAAGACTGGAAGTTATTGGATGACAAATTGCCCCTATCTATCAGTAAAGTAGGCGACGATCCGAAAGGACATTTGGTTTACAATCCGCCGAAGTGGGCTTCCTCCTCAGTTGATGCAAAAATATTGGATCTTTCAGTGCAAATCGTATCTAACGGTGTTCTTCTCGACACAGTTAAGCTCAATTTCAACTCCTTCTACGTGCTAGGGTCAATGGACGAGTGTGACTTTGTATATAAGAACCCACAGGTGTCCAGAAAGCACTTTATAATGCACTATACAAGGAGCAACAGTCTTGTAATATACGATTTAAACTCTAAATGTGGAACTACCGTGAACCATATGAGGTTACAGCCCGAAAAATATTATCTACTCTCTGCAGGGGATCAAATAAGAATCGGCAAAGCTGGACTAAGCACCAGGTCGTATATAATCACTGGGCATTCGATCTTTGATGAGCTGGAATCGACCCAAAGCTCAAAAAGAACAGCCAAGGAATCCGACATCGACAAGGTGAAAAGGATCCGGAAAATTGAACGGGAGCttgaggaggagctgaggaGCACAAAAGTAGACGAGTCATACTACGACACGAACCTTTACATGGACGAGTACGATGAGTACTTCGACGACACAAAGCCGAAAACAAAAAGCAAGTCGTCAGTGCTGAAAAAGGCAGacatattaacaaatttgttaaaattcCAGAGAGACGAGGTGGATCTATTAAATAACTGGTACACATTGGTCAAGGAGGCTACGCAGGGGTCCAAAGAAGACAATGAGCCGAGCATAGACGCggagctggaaaaggtAAGACGGCGTCAGCTGAATCAGGACAAGGCAAAGATCCAAAAGCAGCTGAACAAGGTGCGCGACGAATTGGAGCACAATTTTAAGCTCCTGCGCATCGCATCATTTTAG
- a CDS encoding DNA topoisomerase 2, with amino-acid sequence MGKVKTVEERYQKKSQLEHILLRPDTYIGSTEMNTQQMWVFDEKKKRMVYENIDYVPGLYKIFDELLVNAADVYARQLSDPSLEKMTCIKVTIDTETGAIVVFNDGEPIPIQIHSEHNMYVPQLIFGELLTSDNYDDSEERVTGGRNGFGAKLANIFSKTFTVVVANKKMKKKFKMTWCENMRKTKGPAKVEPYQGQDFVKITFLPDYEKFNLKQIDPGTLKVLKKRVYDVAGTTGVKVYLNNERIKIKDFKEYVNLYLPEDASETVKVHDKMYRWEVVVSGSEEGFRQVSFVNSINTIKGGTHVSHVVDPLVQSLSKKVNSKNKGGIELKPNQIKNHIFIFINCQIVNPSFDSQTKETLTTKIIKFGSKYTMSEKALGQVLRSKIVDNILNWLHEKTNIELKKKMKVSSKGSDKLFGIPKLEDANKAGTRFSMECTLILTEGDSAKTSCLAGLSVVGRDKYGVFPLKGKLLNVREASYKQLTQNVEVQNILKIMGLDISNKSREDSSGLRYGSVMIMTDQDYDGSHIKGLLINLFHNFWPKLIQFNGFIREFVTPLIKVTSKAGQVLSFFTMEDFNRWKETVDITSYKIKYYKGLGTSSDKEFKEYFSNLNRHLIEFNYVDNKDDDSIDMAFSKKRIEDRKNWMQNYTLGNTVDHSIKKLRYSDFINKELIQFSIYDTERSIPSVIDGFKPGQRKVLFGCFKRNLKNECKVAQLTGYIAEHSAYHHGENSLQQTIVNMAQDFVGSNNLNLLLPCGQFGSRKEGGKDAAAARYIFTKLAPLTRYVFLQEDDPILDYQNEEGQLVEPFYYLPIIPMVLVNGSEGIGTGFSTNVPCYNPIDVIENIKNYLRNEEMFEMVPWYKGFKGTIERNSKLGFDVVGKYKLSEDMRKLTITELPINRWINDYREFLNSLVSQNRGKEDEDDGYITDYSDFSSNEVIDIRVNINVNMAAEIMKEGVEKVFKLKTTISTSNMTLFDSSKRIKRYESELEILKEFINTRVKYYNKRREYLIKQLQVQLQQLSNQVRFINMIINNELVLFRKSKQQIVNELKRLQFDQFSSLSAKDDYDKEEGQEADELLEKEGYNYLLNMSLLSLSIESINKLNNEYNSKQLQLKTLINTTSLQLYEQDLDQLKAQLMQTKLYPPTNKQQVLLNKQKLQMFKANVMAVNGANVAKSAKKVEQVKENDHDGSTVDNEMDVDEIDEVKYDDSDRGIGVDGVKHAVNKGKSGTDGSKYREDFGRHESNIDKFFGKGAAKSPEEREKLQRMESIEPSQIENIQYSQLTNVQYSQMSNDQSQHLFSDEENEFSQMDHIQLSQLELSQVDNTESLQASQVDRLFYSSSRQDDEEKPPQNKYNVSLIDRLNKKFNNSNNLLETIASPTSATNTKGLVVTKSTTGATGVGGTSDIFEREATSTQADGGSKASKGALATPSRTAKESKSTKDDDYEPTFSNIARKRKQSKVLIMSSDEDYEEAVSSKTRRKNSGGGSSSASNKNKGVSAKTSTKNTNTTTRGRPKSEDMSKQGGKSEEMSKDSENEQEEETARGRPKRAKKVIQEYSEEDEFEDDEDESEDESEESDYEMDQDDDEKEMETNSEILRKLGTQVSSALQEVGAQLKYHAKQAKSELSVNIDNFKTPICGRLANEVNCSLFPVPNSKSQRTAELKTSGNHTFGFDVKFHQQEIGLIVVSVTGVDSRLCKFSWRRRLHSYECAIDHCTQSTYKLTADDVGNTVVVRCSLEGSHEYAEAEIGPIDIDVRSKRMIQEALINNTSRHQLYLLEVNSEKVQSQSDYRHVVLYLLAEEVTLKPEDNMGFAWRSKCRFGTDFPRAKLDLEDELRFYLEFDADLKFTLRVYNRNQRDLVVLMLRVFHSRVLLNSSFENNQMELTRDGRLDQLVNMNTLSLNALVQRLSVDVSFLILENSRLGRELERAKQEKSFLELEMKSTIQVFQEQIANEQQTAKELSVEVPIKRQSKNLEKEPEDKELNTHRVLPRKLASQRGLSRQTTTTSALSEFDSTSDENQSLYADLVNRNAMLNEKLGLLTQENNSLQEQLNKQVGDKNRLEKQSKCALKDLENLKSENEQLQLKMGELRSKLRKLSLLDSKNE; translated from the exons ATGGGCAAAGTAAAAACAGTAGAGGAGAGGTACCAGAAGAAGAGTCAACTGGAGCACATTCTGCTGCGTCCGGACACATACATAGGGAGCACGGAGATGAATACGCAGCAGATGTGGGTGTTCGacgagaagaagaagagaatgGTGTACGAAAACATAGACTACGTGCCAGGATTGTACAAGATATTCGATGAGCTGCTGGTAAACGCAGCAGACGTGTACGCAAGGCAGCTGAGTGACCCATCACTGGAGAAGATGACGTGTATAAAGGTGACAATAGACACGGAAACAGGAGCGATCGTAGTGTTTAACGACGGAGAACCGATACCGATCCAGATACACTCGGAGCACAACATGTACGTGCCGCAGCTGATATTCGGAGAGTTGCTGACGAGCGATAACTACGACGACTCGGAAGAAAGAGTAACAGGAGGAAGGAACGGATTCGGAGCGAAACTGGCGAACATATTCTCGAAGACGTTCACAGTGGTGGTGGCGAacaagaagatgaagaaaaagtttaaaatgacCTGGTGCGAAAACATGAGGAAGACTAAGGGACCGGCGAAGGTGGAGCCTTACCAGGGGCAGGACTTCGTGAAGATCACGTTCCTGCCGGACTACGAAAAGTTTAACCTGAAGCAAATAGACCCAGGGACGCTGaaggtgctgaagaagagagTGTACGACGTGGCAGGAACGACGGGAGTTAAGGTgtacctgaacaacgaaagaattaaaatcaagGACTTCAAGGAGTACGTGAACCTGTACCTGCCGGAGGACGCGTCGGAGACAGTGAAAGTGCACGACAAAATGTACCGCTGGGAAGTGGTGGTGAGCGGGTCTGAGGAGGGATTCAGACAAGTGTCATTCGTCAACAGCATTAACACGATCAAGGGAGGAACGCACGTGAGCCACGTGGTGGACCCGCTGGTGCAGTCGCTGAGCAAAAAGGTAAACTCGAAGAACAAGGGAGGAATCGAACTGAAGCCGAATCAGATAAAAAACCACATCTTCATATTCATCAACTGCCAAATAGTAAACCCGTCGTTCGACTCGCAGACAAAGGAGACGCTGACGACGAAAATCATTAAGTTCGGAAGCAAGTACACGATGTCGGAAAAGGCGCTGGGACAGGTGCTGAGGAGTAAGATCGTGGACAACATCCTGAACTGGCTACACGAGAAGACGAACATagagctgaagaagaagatgaaggtgAGCAGCAAGGGCAGCGACAAGCTCTTCGGAATAccgaagctggaggacgcAAACAAGGCAGGCACGCGCTTCTCGATGGAGTGCACGCTGATCCTGACGGAGGGAGACTCTGCGAAGACGTCGTGTCTGGCGGGGCTGTCAGTGGTGGGCAGAGACAAGTACGGAGTGTTCCCGCTTAAGGGaaagctgctgaacgtgAGAGAGGCCTCGTACAAGCAGCTGACGCAGAACGTGGAGGTGCAGAACATCCTGAAGATCATGGGCCTGGACATCTCGAACAAGAGCAGAGAGGACTCGAGCGGCCTGCGCTACGGAAGCGTGATGATCATGACGGACCAGGACTACGACGGCTCGCACATCAAGGGGCTGCTGATTAACCTCTTCCACAACTTCTGGCCGAAGCTGATCCAGTTCAACGGCTTCATAAGAGAGTTCGTGACGCCGCTGATTAAGGTGACGAGTAAGGCGGGGCAGGTGCTCTCGTTCTTCACGATGGAGGACTTCAACAGGTGGAAGGAGACGGTGGACATCACGAGCTATAAAATCAAGTACTACAAAGGACTGGGCACTAGCAGCGACAAGGAGTTCAAGGAGTACTTCAGTAACCTAAACAGGCACCTGATCGAGTTCAACTACGTGGACAACAAGGACGACGACAGCATCGACATGGCGTTCAGTAAGAAGAGGATCGAGGACAGGAAGAACTGGATGCAGAACTACACGCTGGGAAACACAGTGGACCACTCGATAAAGAAGCTGCGCTACTCGGACTTCATCAACAAGGAGCTTATCCAGTTCAGCATCTACGACACGGAGAGGAGCATCCCGTCAGTGATCGACGGCTTTAAGCCGGGGCAGAGGAAGGTGCTCTTCGGGTGCTTCAagaggaacctgaagaacgagTGCAAGGTGGCGCAGCTGACGGGCTACATCGCAGAGCACAGCGCGTACCACCACGGAGAAAACTCGCTCCAGCAGACGATCGTCAATATGGCGCAGGACTTCGTGGGCTCGAATAACCTGAACCTTCTGTTGCCCTGCGGACAGTTCGGAAGCAGAAAGGAGGGAGGCAAGGAcgcagcagcagcacgCTACATCTTCACGAAGCTGGCGCCGCTGACGCGCTACGTCTTCCTGCAGGAGGACGACCCGATCCTGGACTACCAGAACGAGGAGGGGCAGCTGGTGGAGCCGTTCTACTACCTGCCAATAATACCGATGGTCCTGGTGAACGGGTCCGAGGGAATAGGCACGGGCTTCAGCACGAACGTGCCCTGCTACAACCCGATCGACGTGATcgaaaacattaaaaattaccTGAGGAACGAGGAAATGTTCGAAATGGTGCCCTGGTACAAGGGATTCAAAGGAACGATAGAGAGGAACAGTAAGCTGGGCTTCGACGTGGTGGGCAAGTACAAGCTGTCGGAGGACAtgaggaagctgacgaTCACGGAGCTGCCAATAAACAGGTGGATCAACGACTACAGAGAGTTCCTGAACTCGCTGGTGTCGCAGAACAGAGGaaaggaggacgaggacgacgGGTACATCACGGACTACAGCGACTTTAGCAGCAACGAAGTTATCGACATCAGAGTTAACATCAACGTGAACATGGCGGCGGAGATCATGAAGGAGGGAGTCGAGAAGGTGTTTAAGCTGAAGACGACGATAAGCACGAGTAACATGACGCTCTTCGACTCGAGCAAGAGAATCAAGAGATACGAGAGTGAGCTGGAGATCCTGAAGGAGTTCATCAACACGAGAGTGAAGTACTACAACAAGAGAAGAGAGTACCTGATCAAGCAGCTGCAGgtgcagctgcagcagctctCGAACCAAGTGCGCTTCATCAACATGATCATCAACAACGAGTTGGTGCTCTTCAGGAAGTCGAAGCAGCAGATAGTGAACGAGCTCAAGAGACTGCAGTTCGACCAGTTCTCGAGCCTGAGCGCGAAGGACGACTacgacaaggaggaggGCCAGGAGGCGGACGAGCTCCTGGAGAAGGAGGGCTACAACTACCTGCTTAACATGTCGCTGCTGAGCCTGAGCATCGAGAGCATCAACAAGCTGAACAACGAGTACAACAGCaagcagctgcagctgaaGACGCTGATAAACACGACCTCGCTGCAGCTGTACGAGCAGGACCTGGATCAGCTGAAGGCGCAGCTGATGCAGACGAAGCTGTACCCGCCGACGAATAAGCAGCAGGTGCTGCTGAATAAGCAGAAGCTACAGATGTTTAAAGCGAACGTCATGGCAGTAAACGGAGCGAACGTCGCGAAATCAGCAAAGAAGGTGGAACAAGTAAAAGAAAACGACCACGATGGAAGCACCGTAGACAATGAAATGGACGTTGACGAAATCGACGAAGTAAAGTACGATGATAGCGATAGAGGGATCGGAGTTGATGGCGTTAAGCATGCGGTAAATAAAGGTAAATCAGGCACGGACGGCAGTAAGTACAGGGAGGACTTTGGGAGACACGAATCCAATATTGACAAGTTTTTTGGTAAAGGCGCCGCTAAGTCACCAGAGGAGAGGGAGAAGCTGCAGAGAATGGAGTCGATAGAGCCGTCGCAAATAGAAAACATACAGTATTCGCAGCTGACGAATGTGCAGTACTCACAAATGTCAAATGACCAGAGCCAGCACCTGTTCAGCGACGAGGAGAACGAGTTCTCGCAGATGGACCACATTCAACTGTCGCAGCTGGAGCTGTCGCAAGTAGACAACACGGAGTCGCTGCAGGCGTCGCAAGTGGATAGGCTGTTCTACTCGTCATCGAGACAAGATGACGAGGAAAAACCTCCGCAAAATAAGTACAACGTGTCGCTGATAGATAGACTTAACAAAAAGTTTAACAACTCAAACAACTTGTTGGAAACTATAGCAAGTCCAACGAGTGCCACTAACACTAAAGGCCTGGTTGTGACTAAGTCAACAACTGGCGCCACTGGTGTTGGAGGTACTAGTGACATATTCGAAAGAGAAGCCACAAGCACGCAGGCCGATGGCGGTAGCAAAGCAAGCAAGGGGGCGCTTGCCACTCCATCGAGAACCGCAAAGGAATCCAAAAGCACGAAAGATGACGACTACGAGCCCACGTTTAGCAATATTGCCAGAAAGAGGAAACAAAGTAAGGTCTTGATAATGAGCTCAGATGAGGATTACGAGGAGGCGGTCAGCAGTAAGACGAGAAGGAAGAACAGTGGCGGTGGCAGTAGCAGTGCCAGCAACAAGAACAAGGGCGTGAGCGCAAAAACCAGTACAAAAAACACCAATACAACGACTAGGGGGCGTCCAAAATCGGAAGATATGAGCAAACAGGGCGGAAAATCGGAAGAAATGAGTAAAGATAGTGAAAATGAACAAGAGGAGGAGACGGCTAGGGGGAGGCCGAAGAGAGCCAAGAAGGTAATCCAGGAATACTCAGAGGAAGACGAGTTtgaggacgacgaggacgaaTCGGAGGACGAAAGCGAAGAAAGCGACTACGAAATGGATCAGGACGACGACGAAA AGGAAATGGAGACGAACAGTGAAATTTTGAGGAAACTAGGGACGCAAGTGTCGTCGGCCCTGCAAGAGGTGGGCGCGCAGCTGAAGTACCACGCGAAGCAGGCGAAGAGTGAACTGTCGGTAAACATAGACAATTTTAAGACGCCGATCTGCGGACGGCTGGCCAACGAAGTGAACTGCTCGCTCTTCCCAGTGCCCAACTCAAAGTCGCAGAGGACGGCCGAGTTGAAGACGTCCGGGAACCACACCTTCGGCTTCGACGTCAAGTTCCACCAGCAGGAGATCGGACTGATCGTGGTTTCAGTGACTGGAGTGGACTCGCGCCTCTGCAAGTTCAGCTGGAGGCGGAGGCTGCACAGCTACGAGTGCGCAATCGACCACTGCACGCAGTCGACGTATAAGCTGACCGCAGACGACGTCGGGAACACGGTCGTCGTGCGCTGCTCGCTGGAAGGCTCACACGAGTACGCGGAGGCTGAAATCGGGCCGATAGACATCGACGTGAGGTCGAAGCGGATGATCCAGGAGGCTCTGATAAACAACACCTCGAGGCACCAGCTCTACCTGCTTGAAGTGAACTCGGAGAAGGTGCAATCTCAGTCGGATTACCGCCACGTCGTGCTCTACCTGCTCGCCGAGGAGGTTACCCTGAAGCCGGAGGACAACATGGGCTTCGCTTGGAGGAGCAAGTGCAGGTTCGGAACGGACTTCCCGCGTGCGAAAttggacctggaggacgAGCTGCGTTTCTATTTGGAGTTCGACGCGGACCTAAAGTTCACCCTCAGAGTCTACAACAGGAACCAGAGGGACCTGGTGGTGCTGATGCTGAGAGTGTTCCACAGCAGAGTGCTGCTGAACAGCTCGTTCGAAAACAACCAGATGGAGCTAACGAGGGACGGCAGACTCGATCAGCTGGTAAACATGAACACCCTCAGCCTTAATGCGCTGGTTCAGCGCCTGAGCGTCGACGTGTCGTTCTTGATTTTGGAGAACAGTCGACTGGGCCGCGAGTTGGAGCGAGCCAAGCAAGAAAAGAGTTTCCTCGAACTGGAAATGAAGAGCACGATTCAAGTGTTTCAAGAGCAAATCGCAAACGAGCAGCAAACTGCCAAGGAACTGAGTGTCGAGGTGCCCATTAAGCGGCAGTCTAAGAACCTAGAAAAGGAACCAGAGGACAAGGAACTCAACACACACCGCGTGTTGCCCAGAAAATTGGCCAGTCAAAGGGGACTGTCCAGGCAAACCACAACGACCTCGGCACTATCTGAGTTCGACTCCACAAGTGATGAAAACCAGAGTCTCTACGCGGATTTGGTGAACAGGAACGCAATGCTAAACGAGAAGCTAGGCCTGCTAACACAGGAAAACAACTCTCTTCAGGAGCAGCTGAACAAGCAGGTTGGTGATAAGAACCGGCTGGAAAAACAGTCAAAATGCGCTCTCAAGGACTTGGAAAACCTTAAATCGGAAAATGAACAGCTGCAACTGAAGATGGGGGAACTGAGAAGTAAACTCAGGAAGTTATCCCTATTAGACTCAAAAAACGAGTAA